The DNA segment GACGACCTCCGGGCCCATCGCCCGCACGAGTTCGACCGTGCCGGCGTCGACGATCCCGACCACCGGCAGGTCGCACCCGGCCGAATATTCCATCGCCACCCGGCGCGCCCCGCCCAGCACCTCGCGCACGGCGGCGTGGTACTCCTTCCACGTCAGGTACAGCCGGCGCGCAACGTCCACGCCCTTGAAGCTCGACGCGTCGATGTGGCTCACGATGAGCGTCGGCTCGCCACGCGCGGGGATCACCAGCCCCACCCGGCGCGTGAGGAACCGCTTCCCGGGCAGCAACTGCGACAAAACACTGTTCGAGCCCCGGAAATCGTGCACGAGCCAGGCGTCGATCCCGCGCTCCCGCATGAACTCCTGCGCGTGGGTGTGGTGCATCCCGCCATCGTTGGCAGGCGGCGGCCCGCGGGCTCGTACCATCCCGCGATGACCCGATCCACCGCCCGGCTGGCGCTCCTCGCGCTGCTCTCCCTTTCCGCCGGCGCCCTGCACCCGCGCCCCGCGCAGCCCGAAGTTCCGCCCGGCCCCGCCGCCGACCCGGGCGAACGCCTCGAACGCCTCGCGCGCGAGGACGACCCCGACGCGCTCGGCGTCGGGCGCATCGCCCCGGACCTCACGCTCTCGCTGCTCTCGGGAGAGCGCCGCACGCTGTCATCGCTCCTCGAGGGCAAGAAGGGCCTCGTCATCGCCGCGACCAGCGTGGGCTGCCCGGTGTCGTCGAAGTACGCCCCGCGCCTGGCGGCCCTCGAACGCCAGTTCGCCTCGCGCGCCGTGCCCGTTGTGCTGCTCAACACCGTCCCGATCGAATCGCTGGACGACGTCCGCGGGCAGATCCGCGACGCCTCGTTCAAGGGGCCCTACGCCACCGACCGCGATCTCAGCATCGCCCGCGCGCTGGGCGCCCGCACCACCGCGGAGGTCTTCCTGCTCGATCCCGCGCGGCGCGTCGTCTACCGCGGCGCGGTCGACGACCAGTACGCGATCGGGGCCGCCCGCAACGCCCCCAAGCGCGCGTTCCTCAAGGACGCGGTCGACGCGCTGCTCGCCGGGCGCGATCCCAAGGTCCGCGCCACCTGGGCACCGGGCTGCCTGCTGGAGATCCCGCCCGCGCCGGGCGCGGTGAACCGCCCCGCGCCGAACCCCGCGCCCGAGGAAGGGTACCGCCCCGCGCCGGCACCGCAGGACGTGCCGACCTACTTCGGGCGCGTCGCCGACATCATCGCGCGCAACTGCGTCGAATGTCATCGCATGGGGGGCGTGGGCGCGTTCCCGCTCGACTCCTTCCCCGCGCTGCACGCCCGGGCCGCGATGGTCGAGGCCGTCGTGCGCGACCGCCTCATGCCGCCCTCGCACGGCGTGTCGACGCCGCCGGGCGAAGACTCGCCGTTCGCGCACACGCGCGCGTTGTCCGTGCGTGATCGCGCCGACCTGCTGGCCTGGCTCCGCGCAGGCCGCCCCGCCGGCCCGCCGCGTGATCTACCCCGCACCCCGCCCGCCCCCACCACCTGGCGCATCGGCCCGCCGGATGTCCTGCTGGTGACCCCGGCCGCCCCGCTCCCGGCGGAGGGCCCGCTCCTGCACGCGCGGCGGGTCATGGTCCTCGACGCCGACATAGACCACCGCGTCGGGGCGTTCGAACTGCGCCCGGTCGAGCGCGACAGCATCCACCACGCCCTCGTCTGGCTTATCCCACCCGGCGGACGCGTGCCCGCGCCCGACGACATGCCCGCTTCGCCCCAGTTCCTGGGGTCCTACGGCGTGGGGGACGGGCTCGTGGAGTACCCGCCCGGCGCGGCACGCGCCATCCCCGCGGGGTCGCTGCTCGTCATCGACCTCTACGCGCGCCCCATGGGCCGCCCTATGCAGGCCAGCCTGCGCCTCGCCTTCCGCGAGGCCCCGGCGCCGGCCTCGCGCGAGGTCCGCACGCTCGTGCTGGCGGCCCCCGAGATCGACCTGCCGCCGGGCGCGCCCGACATCACCTCGCGCGCACAGACAACGCTCGAACGCGAAACCACTGTCCTCGCCTTGTGGCCCGTGATGCGCTGGCGGGGACGCGCGCTCACGCTTCGCGCGTTGCTCCCCGACGGGCAGGATCGCACGCTCCTGGACCTTCCCGCGTACGACGCGCGCTGGCAGATCCGTTACGCGCTGCGCGAGCCGCTGACGCTGCCGGCGGGCACAAGCCTGACGCTCGAGGGCGTCTTCGACAACTCGGCGTCCAACCCCTCGAACCCCGAGCCCGCCGACCACGTGCGGCTCGGCGCCAGCGCGGCGAGCGAGGCGCTCGTGGTCGCCATCGAAACCCTGGAGTGACGCGGCCCGCGGCGACGCCGACCTTCCGCGCTCCGGAACTTCTACCCCAACGTCTTCACGGCGCGCACCAGGCCCGCGGCGTCCGACTCGCGCAGGCGCCCGATCGAGCCGACGCGGAAGCACGGCGCGTTCGACACCTTGCCGGGGTAGATCACGTAGCCCATGTCGGCCAACCTGCCCGCGAACGCGTTGAACGAGAACCCCGGGCGGTCCGGGTACAAAAAGCTCGTGATGATCGGGCTGAGCAGTTCGTCGGGCAGCAGCGTGCGATACCCCAGCCCGCGCAGGCCCTCCACCACGATCTTCTGCACGCGCGCGTAGCGCGCCAGGCGAGCCGGCGGCCCGCCCTCCTCGCGCAGTTCCTCCAGCGCCCGACCCAGCGCCAGGATCACGTGCGTCGGGGGCGTGAAGCGGAACTGCCCGTCGCTCTCCAGCCCGCGCCACTGTTCCCACAGGTCCAGGCTCAGCGTCCGCGCCCGCCCCTCGCACGCCTCCAGGTCGCGCCGGCGCGCCAGCACGAAACTCAGCCCCGGCACGCCCTCGACGCATTTGTTCGACGAGCTCACCACCCACGACACGCCGGGCATCGACGCGCAATCCACCGGCAGCGCGCCGAACCCGCTCATCGAGTCGATCATGCAGGGCACGCCGTGCCGGTGCGCCGCCGCCGCGATCGCTTCGATCGGGTTCACAAGCCCGGTCGTCGTCTCGCAGTGCACCACCGCCAGGAGCGCCGGCTTCTCCGGCGCGCTCGCGAGCGCCCGGTCCACCGCCTCCGCCTCGATCCGCTGCGTCTCGGGCGCTTCGACCACGCTCGTCGCGATCCCGTGGCGCTTGCCGATGCCCGCCATCCGGCGCCCGTACGCGCCGTTCACCGCGACCATGAGCCCGCCGCCACGGGGCACCGCCGTCGAGAGCACGCTCTCGATCCCGAACGTCCCGCTGCCCTGCATCGGCACGCACGCCCACTCGCCCGCGGGTGCGCCGCCCACCTCCAGCAACGCCGCCCGGACGCGCGCCACCACGCCCAGGAACTCGGCATCGCGCGACCCCAGGTCGCGCAGCATCGCCTGCTTGACGGTGCGGCTGGTGGTCAGCGGCCCGGGCGTGAACAACGGACGGTCGGATGATCCTTCCATAGCGCGAAGAGTAGCCTCGCGGGGCGGTTCTTCTTTCAATGGCGTCGGTTCTTGGTATCATCCCGCCGGGGCGGGCGCGACCGCGTTCGGCCCCTCGTGAGGAGGAGACCCATGCGATCGTTCTCGTTCCTGCGCGCGTCCTTGCTGCTCGTGGTCGCCATGCTCGCCGGCCCGATCGCGGGCGCGCAGACGTTCTCCAACAACACCACCTGCTTCATCAGCTCCGGCCCCCCCACCGGCGCACCGGGCTGCTACTCGAGCAACATCACCGTCTCGGGCGTCCCCACCATCTACAACATCTCCGTGACGCTCAACGGCTGCGACCACACCTACGCCGCCGATCTTGACATCCTCCTCGTCGGGCCCGACGGCCAGACCGTCATGCTCATGTCCGACTGCGGCGGGCCGGGCGACCTCGTCAACACCACCCTCACCTTCCGCGACAGCGGCCCGCTCATGCCGCAGAACGCAAACATCCCGTCGGGCGCGTACCGCCCCACCAACTACGACCTGAACGACGTCCTTCAACCCCCCGCACCCCCCGCCCCGCACGGCACGCAGCTCGATACCTGGGTCGGCGCGAGCGCCGACGGCACCTGGCGGCTGTGGGTCTACGACGACGCCGACGCCGACGGCGGTGACATCAACGGCTGGTCCATCTCCTTCAACACCGCCCTGCCCTCGACGCCCATCCGCACCGGGTTCACCTATCAGGGCCTGCTCCGCGACGCCTCGGGCACGCCCCTCAACTCCACCGTCGACATGCGCTTCTCGCTCTGGTCCCACCCCAGCACACCGATCGAAGCCAACCGCATCGGCAGCGTCCTCCAGGTCTCCGCCTTGCCGGTCGTGAACGGCGACGTCCAGGTCTCGCTCGACTTCGGCACCAACATCTACTCCGGCGCCGCCAAGTGGCTCCAGGTCGAGGTCGCCGACGCCGGCTCGGGCAACTTCGACGTCCTGTCACCCCGCCAGCCCATCACCATTTCGCCCGCCGCCGGAACCGCCTTCCGTCTCGTCGATCCCGTATTCCCGGATGAGCCGGGCGTCTTCTCGACGGGCCTGGGGTTCGTCTCGATCGGCGATTACGTTCAGCCGTCATCGAACATCAAGCTCGTCGTCGGCGGGAACGCCGGCAAGCCGGGCGGGGGTTCGTGGGCCGTCCTCTCCGACCGGCGCCTCAAGCACGACATCGCCCCGCTCTCCTCAAGCCTGGACCGCCTGCTCCAACTCCGCGGCGTGTCGTTCCTGTACACGCCCGACGTCGCGTCGCGCGAGCGACCCGGCCGGCGCGTCGGCTTCGTGGCGCAGGAGGTCGAGCCCATCTTCCCCGACTGGGTCGACACGGGGCCCGACGGGATAAAGACCGTGACGTTCCGAGGCTTCGAGGCGATCACCGTCGAGGCCCTGCGCGACCTGCGCGCCGAGTCCGACGCCGCCGTCAACGCCGCGCACGCGGAGATCGAGGCGCTCCGCCAGCAAGTCGCCGCACGCGATGAGCGTCTGCAGGCCCTGGAACGCCGGCTCGCAGAACTCGAGGCGCGCCTGAAGCCCCAGACCGGCGCCGAACAGCCCTGAGCCCACGCGAGCAGTCACCGCGCGCCCCGGCGCCGCACGCGGTTACCGCGCGCCCACCTCGCGCCACGCCGCCAGCACCCGAGGCCGCACCACGCCCGTCCACACCTCATAGCCCTTCGCGTTGACGTGCAGCCCGTCGGACTCGAAGAGCGATGGCTCGGGCCGCCCGTCGGCGCCGAGCATCGGCGTCGCGATGTCCAGGAACTCGGCGCCGGGGGTCCGCGCGCAGTATGCGCGCACAAGGTCGTTCGCGCGGCCCATCGCCCCCCAGTTCTCCCATCGCGCCAGGCTCGGCTTGATCGCGATGTACAGCACCCGCACCCGGGGCCAGGCCCGGCGCGCCCGCCGGTCAAACTCGATGAACCCCGCCGCCGCCGCCTCGCTGTCCGTGTTGTCCGTGCCCAGGTCGTTGTCGCCGCAGTAGTACACGATCACCGCGGGCCGCTGAGGCGTCACCACGCGGTCGAACACTTCCAGCACCTCGCCGGTCTTCGAACCCCCGAACCCGCGGTTCACCACCGGCACGGGCTCCATGTCCGCCGCCAGCGTCCGCCACATCCGGATGCTCGAACTGCCGACGAACACCACCCGCCCCGGCACCGGCGGCGTCGCCCGGTCCGCCGCCTCGAACGCCCGGATCTCCGGCTCGTACCACGCCTCGGCCGACGCGGTCGCGGCTGGCGCCTCGCCGCCCGCCGCGCGATCACCGGACTGCGGCGACTCGGCCCCGCCGCTTCGGCACCCGCCGATGCTCGCGATGGCGATAACGCCGGTCCAACACGTCATGCATCGTCGCTTCATGCCCAAGAGCGTACCCGGGGCGCCCGGACGACGGGCGCGCGCCCGGGTTCTCTCGATCAGACCGCGCGCATCCGGGGTCGAAGGCTCTTCTCAGGGTGCGAGGATCAGGTATGCTGCGCGGGCAGGAGGGCGCCCCAGTTGTCCGCCGATGATGTTGCAGTTCCTCCCGTGATGGACGCGCGCGCGTGGGAGCAACTGCTCGCGATGGCGAACCCGTCGCTGTTGCTCATCGCGATCGATCGGCGGATCGGCCCCGCGCTCGCGGCTCGCGTGTCCCCCGACGACGTCCTGCAGGAGACGCTGCTCATCGCGTGGAATGATCGAGCCCGATTCACCCGCGGCGGGCCGCGGGCATTTCGCGAGTGGCTCCTCACAATCGCCGAACACCGCATCATGGGCCTGGCCGATCATTTCGGCGCCGCGAAGCGTGGCGGCGGTGCGGGCGGGGTGTCGCTCATCGAGTCGCACGATCAGGCCGCGAACACCCCCGCCTCCGCCACGCCCAGCCGCATCGCGTGGCACCGCGAGCGGGCCGACGCGCTGCGCCTCGCCTTCGACGCGCTCGACGAGGAACTCCGGGAGATCGTGATGCTGCGCATCGTCGAGCAGCGCACGCTCGACGAGATCGCGGCCCACCTCGGCCTCAGCCAGTCGCTGGTCCGCCGGCGGCTGCGGCGCGGCGCCGAACTCTTGCGGTACAGCCTCACGGGCGTGCTCGGCTCAAAGACCTC comes from the Planctomycetota bacterium genome and includes:
- a CDS encoding redoxin family protein, yielding MTRSTARLALLALLSLSAGALHPRPAQPEVPPGPAADPGERLERLAREDDPDALGVGRIAPDLTLSLLSGERRTLSSLLEGKKGLVIAATSVGCPVSSKYAPRLAALERQFASRAVPVVLLNTVPIESLDDVRGQIRDASFKGPYATDRDLSIARALGARTTAEVFLLDPARRVVYRGAVDDQYAIGAARNAPKRAFLKDAVDALLAGRDPKVRATWAPGCLLEIPPAPGAVNRPAPNPAPEEGYRPAPAPQDVPTYFGRVADIIARNCVECHRMGGVGAFPLDSFPALHARAAMVEAVVRDRLMPPSHGVSTPPGEDSPFAHTRALSVRDRADLLAWLRAGRPAGPPRDLPRTPPAPTTWRIGPPDVLLVTPAAPLPAEGPLLHARRVMVLDADIDHRVGAFELRPVERDSIHHALVWLIPPGGRVPAPDDMPASPQFLGSYGVGDGLVEYPPGAARAIPAGSLLVIDLYARPMGRPMQASLRLAFREAPAPASREVRTLVLAAPEIDLPPGAPDITSRAQTTLERETTVLALWPVMRWRGRALTLRALLPDGQDRTLLDLPAYDARWQIRYALREPLTLPAGTSLTLEGVFDNSASNPSNPEPADHVRLGASAASEALVVAIETLE
- a CDS encoding 2-aminoethylphosphonate--pyruvate transaminase — translated: MEGSSDRPLFTPGPLTTSRTVKQAMLRDLGSRDAEFLGVVARVRAALLEVGGAPAGEWACVPMQGSGTFGIESVLSTAVPRGGGLMVAVNGAYGRRMAGIGKRHGIATSVVEAPETQRIEAEAVDRALASAPEKPALLAVVHCETTTGLVNPIEAIAAAAHRHGVPCMIDSMSGFGALPVDCASMPGVSWVVSSSNKCVEGVPGLSFVLARRRDLEACEGRARTLSLDLWEQWRGLESDGQFRFTPPTHVILALGRALEELREEGGPPARLARYARVQKIVVEGLRGLGYRTLLPDELLSPIITSFLYPDRPGFSFNAFAGRLADMGYVIYPGKVSNAPCFRVGSIGRLRESDAAGLVRAVKTLG
- a CDS encoding tail fiber domain-containing protein; the encoded protein is MRSFSFLRASLLLVVAMLAGPIAGAQTFSNNTTCFISSGPPTGAPGCYSSNITVSGVPTIYNISVTLNGCDHTYAADLDILLVGPDGQTVMLMSDCGGPGDLVNTTLTFRDSGPLMPQNANIPSGAYRPTNYDLNDVLQPPAPPAPHGTQLDTWVGASADGTWRLWVYDDADADGGDINGWSISFNTALPSTPIRTGFTYQGLLRDASGTPLNSTVDMRFSLWSHPSTPIEANRIGSVLQVSALPVVNGDVQVSLDFGTNIYSGAAKWLQVEVADAGSGNFDVLSPRQPITISPAAGTAFRLVDPVFPDEPGVFSTGLGFVSIGDYVQPSSNIKLVVGGNAGKPGGGSWAVLSDRRLKHDIAPLSSSLDRLLQLRGVSFLYTPDVASRERPGRRVGFVAQEVEPIFPDWVDTGPDGIKTVTFRGFEAITVEALRDLRAESDAAVNAAHAEIEALRQQVAARDERLQALERRLAELEARLKPQTGAEQP
- a CDS encoding GDSL-type esterase/lipase family protein, with amino-acid sequence MKRRCMTCWTGVIAIASIGGCRSGGAESPQSGDRAAGGEAPAATASAEAWYEPEIRAFEAADRATPPVPGRVVFVGSSSIRMWRTLAADMEPVPVVNRGFGGSKTGEVLEVFDRVVTPQRPAVIVYYCGDNDLGTDNTDSEAAAAGFIEFDRRARRAWPRVRVLYIAIKPSLARWENWGAMGRANDLVRAYCARTPGAEFLDIATPMLGADGRPEPSLFESDGLHVNAKGYEVWTGVVRPRVLAAWREVGAR
- a CDS encoding sigma-70 family RNA polymerase sigma factor; translated protein: MDARAWEQLLAMANPSLLLIAIDRRIGPALAARVSPDDVLQETLLIAWNDRARFTRGGPRAFREWLLTIAEHRIMGLADHFGAAKRGGGAGGVSLIESHDQAANTPASATPSRIAWHRERADALRLAFDALDEELREIVMLRIVEQRTLDEIAAHLGLSQSLVRRRLRRGAELLRYSLTGVLGSKTSTSS